A part of Mycolicibacterium sp. TUM20985 genomic DNA contains:
- the miaA gene encoding tRNA (adenosine(37)-N6)-dimethylallyltransferase MiaA, whose translation MPPIAIVGPTGTGKSALALDVAERLDGEIVNADAMQLYRGMDIGTAKLPPAERRGIPHHQLDQLAVTETATVGQYQRAATADVEAIMARGGVPVIVGGSMLYVQSLLDEWAFPATDPEVRARWEARLAEIGVAALHDELARVDVDAATSILPSDGRRIVRALEVVELTGQPFAASAPAIGEPRWGTVIIGLDWETTLLDERLSRRTRAMFDLGLVEEVKTLRERGLREGTTASRALGYAQVLAALAGGGDAGAFAEAEERTFVGTRRYVRRQRSWFRRDHRIHWLDGADAGTTDTALEVWRQQRPVAPPPTRTDVS comes from the coding sequence GTGCCGCCCATCGCCATCGTCGGACCCACCGGGACCGGGAAGAGCGCATTGGCGCTGGACGTCGCCGAGCGGTTGGACGGCGAGATCGTCAACGCCGACGCGATGCAGCTGTACCGCGGCATGGACATCGGTACCGCCAAGCTGCCGCCCGCCGAACGCCGGGGCATCCCGCACCACCAACTCGACCAGCTCGCCGTGACGGAGACGGCGACGGTCGGCCAGTACCAACGCGCCGCGACCGCGGACGTCGAGGCCATCATGGCTCGGGGTGGGGTGCCCGTGATCGTCGGCGGGTCGATGCTCTACGTCCAGTCGCTCCTCGACGAGTGGGCGTTTCCGGCCACCGATCCCGAGGTGCGGGCGCGCTGGGAGGCCAGGCTCGCCGAGATCGGCGTGGCGGCGCTGCACGACGAGCTGGCGCGCGTCGACGTCGACGCCGCGACATCGATCCTGCCCAGCGACGGTCGCCGGATCGTGCGGGCACTCGAGGTGGTCGAGCTCACCGGCCAGCCATTCGCTGCCAGCGCGCCGGCGATCGGAGAACCTCGCTGGGGCACGGTGATCATCGGCCTGGATTGGGAGACAACGCTTCTCGACGAGCGACTGTCGAGGAGAACCCGCGCGATGTTCGACCTGGGCCTGGTCGAGGAAGTCAAGACGCTGCGCGAACGCGGGCTGCGCGAGGGAACGACGGCGTCGCGTGCGCTGGGGTACGCCCAGGTGCTCGCCGCGCTCGCGGGCGGGGGAGACGCCGGCGCATTCGCCGAGGCCGAGGAGCGCACCTTCGTCGGGACCAGACGCTACGTGCGTCGGCAGCGGTCGTGGTTCCGTCGCGACCACCGCATCCACTGGCTCGACGGGGCCGACGCCGGGACGACCGATACCGCGCTCGAGGTGTGGCGCCAGCAGCGACCGGTAGCGCCGCCACCAACCCGGACGGACGTATCCTGA
- a CDS encoding class III extradiol ring-cleavage dioxygenase family protein — protein MLSAIAFVPSAPVMVPELATGAAAECHALVAAVRAAAAELPDRWFVVGTGRADNVIGPGAVGTFGGYGADVRVALSADAKGEPRALPLCALIAGWVRTTGAPAANAEVWVYAADHEPEAALARGRALRAEADALPEPVGVLVVADGANTLTASAPGGDVPESLPLQAALDDALATADLAALTRVPDAIVGRVAYQVLAGVAGSSAWAARELYRGAPYGVGYSVGVWTPVSG, from the coding sequence GTGCTCAGCGCCATCGCCTTCGTCCCCTCCGCGCCCGTCATGGTGCCCGAGCTCGCCACGGGCGCCGCCGCGGAGTGTCACGCCCTCGTGGCCGCGGTGCGCGCCGCTGCCGCCGAACTGCCCGACCGTTGGTTCGTCGTCGGTACCGGACGTGCGGACAACGTCATCGGTCCCGGTGCCGTGGGCACCTTCGGCGGCTACGGCGCCGACGTCCGGGTCGCCCTGTCCGCCGACGCCAAGGGGGAGCCACGGGCGTTGCCGCTCTGCGCGCTGATCGCGGGCTGGGTGCGGACCACCGGCGCCCCCGCGGCCAACGCCGAGGTGTGGGTATACGCCGCCGACCACGAGCCCGAAGCAGCCCTCGCCCGAGGCCGAGCATTGCGGGCTGAGGCCGATGCGCTTCCCGAACCCGTCGGGGTGCTGGTGGTCGCCGACGGCGCGAACACGCTCACGGCCTCGGCGCCCGGCGGCGACGTGCCCGAGTCCCTGCCGCTGCAGGCCGCCCTCGACGACGCCCTGGCGACCGCGGACCTGGCGGCGCTGACCCGGGTGCCGGACGCGATCGTCGGTCGGGTCGCCTACCAGGTGCTGGCGGGTGTGGCCGGATCCTCGGCATGGGCGGCTCGTGAGCTGTATCGGGGCGCGCCCTACGGCGTCGGCTACTCCGTCGGCGTGTGGACGCCGGTGAGCGGGTGA
- a CDS encoding DUF349 domain-containing protein gives MTTSESSGAPRPAPRPGPPRPAPRPGGTAPTVIIPPSADPHRFGRVDDDGTVWLVTSAGERVIGSWQAGEHAAAYAHFGRRYDDLNTEVALMERRLASGTGDARKIKAAAAALAETLPTASVLGDVDALATRLGAIVEQADSHALEERQKRDEHRAAQTARKEALAAEAEDIAANSTQWKSAGDRLRDILDEWRTVTGLDRKTDDALWKRYSAARETFNRRRGSHFAELDRERVGTRQAKEALCERAEQLADSTDWAGTAATFRDMLTEWKAAGRAAKDVDDALWRRFKAAQDTFFKARNAVNAERDAEFETNAATKEALLVDAEAIDVSDPDAARAALRAIGAKWDAVGKVPRERAADFERRMKAVEKKVRDTVSAGETDPEAQARADQFRVRAEQYESQAAKAQAAGRTKDAEKASANAAQWREWAEAAVAALAKTR, from the coding sequence ATGACGACCAGTGAGTCAAGCGGAGCGCCCAGGCCCGCACCCCGGCCAGGACCGCCGCGCCCCGCTCCGAGACCGGGTGGCACCGCCCCGACGGTGATCATCCCGCCGTCGGCGGATCCTCATCGCTTCGGGCGTGTCGACGATGACGGCACGGTATGGCTGGTCACGTCCGCCGGGGAGCGCGTCATCGGCTCCTGGCAGGCCGGTGAACATGCAGCGGCCTACGCGCACTTCGGGCGCCGTTACGACGACCTCAACACCGAGGTCGCGCTGATGGAACGACGGCTCGCCTCCGGAACCGGTGATGCCCGCAAGATCAAGGCGGCCGCGGCTGCGCTGGCCGAGACCCTGCCGACGGCGTCGGTGCTCGGCGACGTCGACGCCCTCGCCACCCGGCTGGGCGCGATCGTCGAGCAGGCCGACTCCCATGCCCTGGAGGAACGCCAGAAGCGCGATGAGCACCGTGCCGCGCAGACCGCCCGCAAGGAGGCGTTGGCCGCCGAGGCCGAGGACATCGCCGCGAACTCGACGCAGTGGAAGTCCGCGGGCGACCGGTTGCGCGACATCCTCGACGAGTGGCGCACCGTCACCGGCCTGGACCGCAAGACCGACGACGCGTTGTGGAAGCGCTACTCCGCGGCCCGCGAGACGTTCAACCGTCGCCGCGGTTCGCACTTCGCCGAGTTGGACCGCGAACGCGTGGGCACCCGTCAGGCCAAGGAGGCGCTGTGTGAACGCGCCGAGCAATTGGCCGACTCGACGGACTGGGCCGGCACCGCTGCGACGTTCCGCGACATGCTGACCGAGTGGAAGGCCGCCGGCCGGGCCGCGAAGGACGTCGACGATGCGCTCTGGCGGCGGTTCAAGGCCGCGCAGGACACGTTCTTCAAGGCCCGCAATGCGGTGAATGCCGAGCGCGATGCGGAGTTCGAGACGAACGCCGCCACGAAGGAGGCCCTGCTGGTCGACGCGGAGGCCATCGACGTGTCCGACCCCGACGCCGCACGGGCCGCGTTGCGTGCGATCGGCGCCAAGTGGGATGCCGTTGGCAAGGTTCCCCGCGAGCGGGCCGCCGACTTCGAGCGCCGCATGAAGGCCGTCGAGAAGAAGGTTCGGGACACCGTGTCCGCCGGCGAAACCGACCCCGAGGCGCAGGCCAGGGCCGACCAGTTCAGGGTGCGTGCAGAGCAGTACGAATCCCAGGC